Within Prinia subflava isolate CZ2003 ecotype Zambia chromosome 10, Cam_Psub_1.2, whole genome shotgun sequence, the genomic segment GTACTAAATTCAGATGAGACATGAAAGAGACCAGACAGAGGCAAGGACATTTTGGAGGGAAATTGGAAATGAATTAATAGTATTATTGAGGTTTAAAGGTACCTCTTGAAATTATGGAGCACAACCCATCTTCACCTAGGCTTAGCTAGGGCAGGTTGTTCAAGACCACTACCTGTTGAGTTTTGAGTGTCAGATggagactccaccacctctGCCAGCATATGACATTCCtcacaataaaataataagtTGTGTTCCAGTGGAATCTCATGTATTTTAACTTGTTCCCAttgtctcttgtcctgtcagtgGGTACTGCTGAGGTTGACTCCCTCCTCTTAATTGCATCCCATCAGGTATTTATGCACATGGATAAAATTACCTGAGCTTGCTCTTGTCCAGACTAAAAAGTTAGCCTCTTCTGATGCTTGAGGCTCTTAATATTTTTGTGGCCATGTGTTAGACTCCCACCTTTAATTCCCTATCTTTCTTATACAGGGGAGCCTAGAACTTGATCCAgtacaacttccttgtgaggggaagaggggcagacactgatctcaTCTCTCTGATGctcagagatacaacctgaaggaatggctggagctgagtCAGGAGGTTTATGTTTGGTATTATGGGAaagttcttcccccagagggtgggcaggcactgaacaggctctccagggcagtggtcacgGCCtcaaggctgccacagctcaaGCAGCATTTGGACCATGCTCTCGGGtacagggtgggatttttgtGCAGGGctaggagttggacttgatgggTCCCTCCTAACTCAGCGTAcgctgtgattctgtgtttaaatacactgggtttaaaataaaaaacattgtACGTCATTGTTAAGGGAAAGCTACACATTTTCACTTGAAGTGATTCATTTAATATGTACATGCCTCAGAGTGTAAAGGCCAGATTCTCTCAAGCTGATACTGATACTGCTGGATAGTTTATAAATCCTCAGCACAGACACATGCAGACAGTAGCAATGCAGgccttcctgctgctcagctggaacGGCTGTTCAGCTGCCTGGGGCAAGAGCATAGAGAAACTGAAATGGGGCTATTAACATACTTTGGAAATTATATTTTGGGTTAGTTGTTCAGTGTAAGTGATATGACAAGATGAATACAAACCAACCACacttctcttaaaaatattttattaaaatgcagCATTGACTGTCAAAAATTACATTCTGATTATCTTATTTCATAGTGAGAATAGAATCAGTGCATAATAatgaacagaataaaaatattttgaaggaatttttttcttcatcccttTTTAATTCTATTGAGAAACACACTAAAGTCTTTTTCCGTTAAGAACACAGAACACTATAGGAGTGCCAGATGcactttatatatttttaagccTTAAATTTGCCAACATGTTCACGAGCTATGATCATCCTTTGAATCTGAGCAGTTCCCTCataaatctgaaaagaaaaattgcaatAACGTTACTGGGtggattttaaaaagattttaacAGGTGTACATTTGTAAACCTCTACGGCACTAATCCAGTGTGGATTAGGATGtgcaggaagacagaaaaaaccagagaaaattcCAGTGTGACAGAATAATGACAGTGGGCTAAATGAAATGTAACTCATAGAACATACTGAGAAAGTCTTGTTCTCTCAGGTGCTCTTATCTAAAGTCAGTAGGGCTCTCATGAAAATAGATGACAACATTCCTCTTatttgaggaagaaaatacatGATTTAGATTTTTGAAAGCAGGATCTGAAATCATGGGTAGAAGGGAAGAGATTACTTGTCCTTAAGTGTTTTCTCTGATTAGCCTTTCAAGGTCATACCATATGTTGTCTCTGATCCATTTGTTTCCATTGCTTCTTGTTAACTAGAACTCTATCCCATAcagttttgtttgtgcttttctttattcttgCATTTTCTTCTAGAAACAGTCTGCATTATCCCTCTGTTCTTTTACTTTGCTGGCAGCAAAGtcaaaaatagacaaaaaagCACCTATGAGGTTCCAATGTCAAAGGAGGACATATGCTTCACAGGCATACTGCACTGTAATGCAAGGGCTGAGGCAACATAGTTTAGAGGTCTTAATGTTTCAGCTCCCAGTTCTGCCAGAACTTGGTTTTGCAAATTGCTGAAAATCATGCAAATCCACTTATAGGAACAGTCTTTCCAGGATCCTTaaagagcatttaaaaaataagaatgcTATAACCTGTGTTCACATTAGTGTTCTTGTTCAGAACAAGCTGTTGATTACCAAGGTgaattctctgctgctgcttacCCCATGTTGATCCAGTCCAGAGAGCAGACTGTGTTTTGTGAATACTAGGTGCCTTCTGAAACCAACTGAAATGGAAGCTCTGCTTTCTCTCTATACTAAAGATTCACCAATCCCTAAGAAAGCCATAATGGTCCAAGCCTGCACCTGGACCCTAACAACTGCATGCCTATCAGGGACTTACATTCCAAGGGACCAAACAGGCTTGCTGTGAACTCAGCCTGCTCAAACTGCTTAGAGCATAGCTGTCAGGGTCTTGGTAGCTGTTCCTGCAATCTACTGAACCGCTCCTATTGCACTGAATTTGCACTTGCTGATGAAGACAGCCATGGAATTCAAGTGTAAAGACATCACAACTCACAATCATCTTAAGTAATTACAGGAAAGGTTTTGGTTTATACGCTGAAATAGTTTCAAGATTCCTTGACAATTAAAGAAAGGAAGTTTCCCAAATTTAGGAGTTTCCAGACCTAAGAGTTTCTACCAAAGTAGCCTAGATCTATAGCCAGACAAAACTAGGGCACAGTAAGGACATCTAAAATTGTTATCCGTAAACACAATAAAAGGATAATGTAATACcgaaaaaaatcaaacatatgAAAGACAAGtggaaaaatcacttttttctgCATGCACCGTATGGCCAAAAGTATATACCATCTGGAATTGAGTAGTAatacagcaaagcacagtgaaGTGCAAGATATAATCAAGAGACATGGACAAAATAATTGCAAGATAATATTCTTTCCTGAATTCTTTAGGGGATGAAATGGAACTGACAGTCATCAAAAATTAATACTAAATCTGATTAATTACAAAAACAAGCCTACTTAGCCATGCATTTGGATCACTGTAATGAAAAAACCTAAGTAATAATGGGATTCTGTCAAATCAATCTCAATGAATCTGAGTTTCAACACTCGCACCATCATTCTCTAAAAAAGCATGCAacctgacagaaaaaaaatcccaatcaTAATGTTCAATTAGTCATTCATTTCCTCACTCACAGAAGTGAAGTTACTTATAGGGACCTTTAGATTCCAGCACAGCAGTTGTCTTTCCataaactgagaaaaataaattcttggcTAGTGGCAATAATAGTTCGCCTTTTGAAGTCAGCTGTATGACAAATATTAACTACCTAGAGTCTATGGAATGGCAGGTGTTATAGCTAACAATCATTATAAGTCATGTTCTGTGTCTGTTTCTTGATACCGTCTATTTTGATATGTTTTATCTAGTCTCTGTTAGTGCTAGATGTCAATAAAGATTACTGGTTTTGCTGAATGCAATTGAAATATTCTCGCTGAACGAGGAATTGTAGCATAGTATATGCCAATATACTAATTACAACATGACATGGAATAATTTCTTGACAgtaacactgcagaaaaaaaacccgAGGATTACAGCAAACTATGGGCTAAACATGAGTACAAAAGGGtcttgttattaaaaaaaccagatAATCACTCTAGGTTGGGTCAGACTTCTGTTGATACAACACAAGCAGGGTAATCATTTTACATGTGTCAGCTAGGATAAGGTTAATATTTTTCCTAGTAGCTGGTCCAGTGCTGCGTTTTGTGAGAATAGTGTTGGTAACATGTTGGTGTTTCAGTTCTTGCTCTGTAGTGCTTACTCCAAATCCAGGACTTTTCAGTTTCCTGTGatctgccagtgaggaggtgcacaaaaagctgggagggagcatggccaggagtGCTGACCTGGAATGGCCAAAGGGTATTTCATGCCACAGAGAGTCATGCCCAGTATATAAACTTAGGGGGAGTTGACCAGGAGGGTGCTGATTGCTGTGGGTGGATGGGGTGGGCATTGGTCCCCAGGTGGTCAACAACTTTTTTGTGCACCACTTGTTCTTCTTATGTTCTATTCCTATCTGTCtctcctttttattattatcatttactttatttctattattaaaTTGTTCTTATTCTTAATGCATgagatttgcctttttttttccagttctctccaccatccctctggagcagggagaagcgactgagcagctctgtggcaaCTTAGTTGCCAGCTGGGATTAAACTACAACACCATGATACTCAATACTGGTGCTACCTCAGCCACAGCATTCTACACAGCTTTATAATACCAAAGTTTCAAACAGAAAGTTTAAcggaaaataaaaacaaaaaccccaaccaaataAAAACCACCATCTTCCCTCACAAGTCATTGGGGTAAGAAACTCCTTTAGTGTTCAGGCTAAGAAGACAGCTAAACTATAAGCAGACATCAATCCAGGATACAGATAGATGGTCAGAAGATTTGCATCTCTGAAGGTTTTCAAGAACGGTATGATATGTAAACCACTTCTACTTATGGGATACCAAAGCAAGCAAAATACTTGGTATTTTGatcaggattttttccccaagagttcaaaaatttcaaaatttagaATCCAAGAATTGCAATGAGTTACcacattagggaaaaaaacctccaaaaccaCACAACGTACCTTGTTTCTCGTATGCGATTTCAGTTTTCATCAAATGCAGTGACTTTTGTATGGAAGTAATTTCCTGATTTGAATGACTCTTTCTTTAAATAGAAGGATTACTGCTTTCAttctaaaattatttgtttaatatGTGTACATCATGATTTGAAGTAAGTAGCCATTAGTTTATTCTGTATAAAATCTATGCATTATCACATTCTCTATTACTTACCTGGTAGATTTTAGCATCTCTCATTAGTTTTTCCACAGGATATTCAGTATTAAAACCATTTCCTCCAAAAATCTGTACTGCATCTGCAGCTACTTGGTTTGCAATGTCACCAGCAAATGCCTTCGCAATTGAAGCATAGTAGGTATTCCTGCGACCGGCATCGACTTCCCATGCAGCTCTCTGGTAAGCCATCCTAGCGAGTTCAACTTTCATTGCCATTTCAGCAAGCAAGAAAGACACTGCTTGGTGCTATGATGAAATAAACTAGGTTAATATTGCCTGCTTAAAATTCTGCGACATCCAAGAAAAATATAATCTCCTTaatacagtgatttttttcaaaaaacttAGTAAGTTATACAAGGGAAGTTCTACAGAATAGGCATCACACTCTCATAAATGTATGTTGAATTATACTCTTAAGTTTTTGATTTCCAAATCCATTTAGTCATAGGGATTAAATACTGATTAAACAACAGTTGAAGTTGTTCTTTCCTATTTATGAGACTGGTATTTACCTTGCtgtttattcatattttttcaaaactgaTAAGCAGCATGATGGGCAATGTATTCTACTGGCAGTAATACTATATGTCTTGTTTCACATACCTCagattttttctgctttcctgaaaaTCCCTCTTTATTAGCACTGAAGAACTTAAGCATGCCTTGCTGGTATGTAAGTTCTGAGTTTCTGGGCAGagttttctttgtgcttttaatACTATCATTGATAAATTACCAAAGATTCTTGAAGTTACCACATAGCTAAGTTTACTTATGGTGCAACGTACATACTTGGAAACCACAAAATGGCAGAGGTATAATACAAAAATTAAGGAAATATAAATATCAAGGAATAACCTTGAAAAACCAGTAGCAGTACATCTGGTATGAAAACATAAGCTTCTATTATATTGTCTGCCCCCACACTTACTTCAACAATTGGTTTCCCAAAGGTTTTTCTCTCCAAAGCGTATCTGGTAGCTTCATCAAGGGCTCTTTTTGCTAATccaacagcaccagctgctACCTAAATTGAATACAGGCCAGAATAAAAGATCAGAAATCCCTGCTATATTTTATAaccaatttttttctgatacttACAGGTGGTCTGGTCTTATCAAAAGCTCCCATTGCGATTTTAAAGCCAGCTCCTTCGGCTAtcaatacattttcttttgggACTCTCACATCTTCAAAGACAATGCCTCTTGTATCTGAGCAGCGTTGACCCATATTAATTTCCTGAAGTGGGAAATTTACAGATGTGCTATTAAATTGGATTATTCAAAGGTACAATaggttttcattcttttattgACTCAAAGCATATagtttttcttccccaaaacacTTAATCTAAAAATTACCACATACAAGACAAATACTAATTTTGTACTGGCAGACAAGCATGCCCTTGTCTAAGCTGGGCAGTTTACTTTCTCCTTATATGAAATTAGTTCTGTTGCTGTAATCAGCCTTCTTGTCTTCTTCTAGTTCAACAATCTTTGAGATGcaagtggaaaaagaaaagaatctaATATGCAGGAAGTACAGGTGTACTACAAGTGAATAGATAAATGAGCTTTTGAAGTTTTCAGATTTCTTGCCTAATGTTCAACATTCAGTTTCACCTACTATTAAAAGTAGCACATTTTTGTAAAGAGAGAACCAGCATCAGTATCTCTAAGGCCTCTTCTTTGACCAGCACGAGCTAAAATTAAAACTCACTATGTGTGTATTTACAGTCAGAATTGTCCAACTTGCTTCTTATTCTTTCAAGGCATACTACTTCTTATTTATTGGCACTTGCCAATACAGTAGTTCTCAAAGATTCTTTTGCAGCCATTCAAAGTAGTCATCTTACTTTAGACCATTCTGAATAATTCCTTTTCTGAATTAATagctttaaaattatgttttatgAATAGTTCCTCTATgttgtgaaaacaaaaagatgATTGTATGTAAGCATGTAAAACTGTTCAGTTGTGCAACAGTCTTTTTTCTTTAGTGGtacatttgttttattattgGTTTAGAACTGAACAATAATTCCTGGCTTGTCGAACAAGAAATACTTGTTACAAGTCTTCACCTTTCTTCCAATTTGGATCCCTGGGCTATCTGCTTCCACAATGAATCCAGTAAAGGCTTTGCTTGCAGGAGCTTTTGGATCTGGATTGGTACGTGCTAGCAAAAAATACCTAGTGTAAAACAAAGCAGATGGATGCAGTTTATCCTCACAATTAACAAGATATATTTATCTAGcactttaaacatttttatgtgcATTTCTACCATATAATAAATTCTGTTTGTGAGTTAACAACCTTTCTTTCTTGCCCATCCTGCAAATAAAAGGACAGGGAGCAAGAGAGTAGAAGTTTCAAAATTTTAAGATTTCATAAAATTGAATAGAATTATTCAGGTCAACATGCAAACATTCCCTACCTTTTCCAtgtattttaaatctttatGATATTAACAGCTTCCCAAATAGTACAAAAGAAACCTATTCATAGCATTTACATGAAAATTAATGCTTAGGACAAACATTCTTTGATGTGGGAGTTATCACCTGATTTCAAAGaccttgattttatttttctaagtgTAAGTTGTAAATAAGTATTTCTTTTAGAAATCAAACAGCTGTAAATCACTTTCATGGTATTCAGTAACGTCAAAGGAAATATGATAGTCTTTGGTGGGTCTGGTTTCAACAAGATAATAACTAGAAAATTCAGGTTTTGGGTAAGTGTATAAAGTTTCTTCCACTTCAATTCAAGAAAATTTCCATGTTGTGAATCAGTGTGATGTAAGACATGATTTAAGAGGTTTACATTGTAATAGCACGCTCCAGACAACACGGCCATATCTGCAATTTTTGACAGATGGAAAATGtcttcttttcagaaaacaaaaagtaacGCTACGATCTAACAGCGTTTCTAGCTTCATTAGGAGTAAGAGGTGTTTCTAGTAGAatcacatttaattttaatagcTGCAAGATTCAAGAGGCCATTCATGAGTGTGGAGTCACGATGTCATcactcattttcctttttagctTTGCACAGCGCGAGACTGCATTTACATATGCTTTCCTGATAGCTATCCTGATAAACTGGGCAGAGATTAAAACGTAGTCTgctgaaacacagggaacaTTCAGATTTG encodes:
- the ACADM gene encoding medium-chain specific acyl-CoA dehydrogenase, mitochondrial, giving the protein MAALRATRQMLQTIAGHGWRSCSSKPAQNLHVGKPGAGFSFELTDEQKEFQATARKFAVEEIIPVAAQYDKTGEYPVPLIKRAWELGLMNSHIPESCGGLGLGSFEACLITEELAYGCTGVQTAIEANSLGQMPVIIAGNEHQQKKYLGRMTEEPMMCAYCVTEPGAGSDVAGIKTKAEKKGDEYVINGQKMWITNGGKANWYFLLARTNPDPKAPASKAFTGFIVEADSPGIQIGRKEINMGQRCSDTRGIVFEDVRVPKENVLIAEGAGFKIAMGAFDKTRPPVAAGAVGLAKRALDEATRYALERKTFGKPIVEHQAVSFLLAEMAMKVELARMAYQRAAWEVDAGRRNTYYASIAKAFAGDIANQVAADAVQIFGGNGFNTEYPVEKLMRDAKIYQIYEGTAQIQRMIIAREHVGKFKA